The following coding sequences are from one Kushneria phosphatilytica window:
- a CDS encoding methyl-accepting chemotaxis protein, with the protein MGLLNRSVGTRLVVTLTFMAALLLLVGGMGVTALGKSNESLGDVYRRNVLPMEAISEVMSSVLNLRGQLLTPALIRNEEEMTRARDNLAEYREHFEHGWPIYMASVPASGQERELADKVAREHQAFSEKLEHYFALLASRDFERAVDYNNSILRDEFQALREDLTQLFGIQTGSVLTAYQHGQQAYQHQRLLVSGIILVALVALTLVGWRLTRGILLPLRRARSFTAEIAQGRLDIRIEHGYRDEFGQVLDALADMRHRLADIVLQARLSAETVGNASSQLSSGNDELSQRTQEQAASLEETASSMEEMTATVRQNADNAGEADQTAGQACNQAMAGGEVINQAVSAMEEISASSRQISEIVSLIDDIAFQTNLLALNAAVEAARAGEQGRGFAVVAGEVRTLATRSAEAAREIKTLVNTSVERVEKGNALVTRSGETLRDIVTSVQRTTELVSAIAMAGREQSAGIEQVNMAVSQMDEITQRNAAMVEEASSASRLLQEQAETLLEKLSFFQLDTRQGRAEHEQPRHEDRSAHHLMTTAVRQSTRSSGTATRHTDRRPAPALATASTEGEWESF; encoded by the coding sequence ATGGGATTACTGAACAGGAGTGTGGGCACCCGCCTGGTAGTAACACTGACATTCATGGCAGCACTGTTGCTGCTGGTGGGCGGGATGGGCGTGACGGCGCTGGGCAAGTCCAATGAGTCGCTGGGCGATGTCTACCGGCGCAATGTACTGCCCATGGAGGCTATCAGTGAGGTCATGAGCAGTGTCCTCAATCTGCGCGGTCAGCTGCTGACGCCGGCCCTGATTCGCAACGAAGAGGAGATGACCCGGGCACGTGACAACCTGGCCGAATACCGCGAGCACTTTGAACACGGCTGGCCGATCTACATGGCTTCGGTCCCCGCGAGCGGTCAGGAGCGTGAGCTGGCTGACAAGGTGGCCCGGGAGCACCAGGCATTCTCGGAGAAGCTGGAGCACTATTTTGCGCTGTTGGCCTCCAGGGATTTCGAGCGAGCGGTCGACTACAACAATTCGATTCTGCGAGACGAGTTCCAGGCATTGCGCGAGGATCTTACCCAACTGTTCGGGATTCAGACCGGTTCCGTACTGACTGCCTATCAGCATGGTCAGCAGGCCTATCAACATCAGCGCCTGCTCGTCTCCGGCATCATCCTGGTGGCGCTGGTCGCGCTGACACTGGTTGGCTGGCGACTGACCCGAGGTATTCTGCTGCCGCTGCGCCGCGCCCGAAGCTTTACCGCAGAGATCGCGCAGGGGCGTCTGGACATTCGCATTGAACATGGGTATCGCGATGAATTCGGCCAGGTGCTCGATGCACTGGCTGATATGCGCCATCGGCTTGCCGATATCGTCCTCCAGGCAAGGCTCAGCGCCGAAACCGTGGGTAATGCCTCGTCTCAGCTCTCCAGCGGCAACGATGAGCTCTCCCAGCGGACCCAGGAACAGGCCGCCAGTCTTGAGGAAACCGCCTCCTCGATGGAAGAAATGACCGCCACGGTGCGCCAGAATGCCGATAACGCTGGCGAGGCCGATCAGACAGCGGGGCAGGCATGTAATCAGGCGATGGCCGGTGGTGAGGTGATCAATCAGGCGGTCAGTGCCATGGAAGAGATCAGTGCTTCCAGTCGTCAGATCAGCGAGATTGTATCGCTGATCGACGATATCGCCTTCCAGACCAATTTGCTGGCACTCAATGCGGCGGTCGAGGCCGCTCGCGCCGGGGAACAGGGTCGGGGCTTCGCAGTGGTCGCCGGTGAGGTGCGAACCCTGGCAACCCGGTCGGCGGAAGCCGCCCGTGAGATCAAGACACTGGTCAATACCAGCGTCGAACGAGTGGAGAAGGGCAATGCACTGGTAACGCGCTCGGGGGAGACGCTGCGAGACATCGTGACCAGCGTGCAGCGTACCACCGAGCTGGTCTCCGCGATTGCCATGGCTGGTCGTGAACAGTCCGCTGGCATCGAACAGGTCAACATGGCGGTCTCGCAGATGGATGAAATTACCCAGCGCAACGCTGCCATGGTCGAAGAGGCCTCCAGTGCCAGCCGGCTGCTGCAGGAGCAGGCCGAGACGCTGCTGGAGAAACTGTCCTTCTTCCAGCTGGATACACGGCAGGGGCGTGCAGAACACGAACAGCCGCGTCATGAAGACCGCAGTGCTCATCACCTGATGACGACCGCCGTGCGCCAGTCGACCCGTTCTTCCGGTACGGCGACCCGGCATACCGATCGCAGACCTGCGCCGGCTCTGGCGACTGCCTCGACCGAGGGGGAGTGGGAGAGTTTCTGA
- a CDS encoding methyl-accepting chemotaxis protein — protein sequence MRFWNRSVGTRLVLTLALLAALLLAVGGLGIMALYQSNSSMGRVYQRNVIPMRALSAVLGDTLELRGKLLTPALFHSDETMAANRQALAHYQQSSARQWQHYLATSQRSAQEQALIDQVEQGRAELDKQLKTYRQQLEFNQRGDAIDFYNDTLRGQFDTLRQDLSGLLDLQQQQTESAWGQSQSRFGQLVWLIGAMVIGALAALALVGWRLTRGILHPLHRAQRFTEEIAQGHLDTRIEHQYRDEFGRVLDALVSMRDQLADIVRQARRNAESVGATSAQLASGNDELSRRTQEQAASLEQTAASMEEITATVRQNADNAGQADQLAGSARDQAVAGGDVVNEAISAMGEINESSHQISEIVSLIDNIAFQTNLLALNAAVEAARAGEQGRGFAVVAGEVRSLATRSAEAAREIKALVHTSVERVENGSVLVKRSGETLAGIVTSVRRTTDLVSEIAMASREQTSGIDQVNTAISQLDEITQRNAAMVEKATGASRTLQEQAEALLERMAFFQLAHDAEPAHAPKGKSHHFTAMSSDKQPGPHVEKATPQPAESSAAASTGASSVTKTQARPRAAEAELSDDWESF from the coding sequence ATGCGGTTCTGGAACAGAAGTGTGGGCACCCGATTGGTGCTGACCCTGGCCTTGCTGGCCGCGCTGCTGCTGGCGGTCGGCGGGCTGGGCATCATGGCGCTGTATCAATCGAACAGTTCGATGGGGCGTGTCTATCAACGCAATGTCATTCCCATGCGAGCCCTTTCCGCAGTACTCGGTGACACCCTGGAACTGCGTGGCAAGCTGCTGACACCGGCCCTGTTTCACTCCGACGAGACCATGGCGGCGAACAGGCAGGCACTGGCGCACTATCAGCAGAGCTCTGCTCGGCAGTGGCAGCACTATCTGGCAACCAGTCAGCGTAGTGCACAGGAACAGGCGCTGATCGATCAGGTCGAGCAGGGACGCGCCGAACTCGATAAACAACTGAAGACCTATCGCCAGCAGCTCGAGTTCAATCAGCGAGGCGATGCGATCGACTTTTACAACGATACCCTGCGTGGGCAGTTCGATACCCTGCGCCAGGATCTTTCCGGTCTGCTGGATCTGCAACAGCAGCAGACCGAGAGCGCCTGGGGGCAGAGTCAATCACGCTTCGGGCAGCTGGTCTGGCTGATTGGCGCCATGGTGATCGGTGCCCTGGCCGCACTGGCACTGGTCGGCTGGCGACTGACCCGCGGCATTCTGCATCCCCTGCATCGGGCGCAGCGGTTCACTGAAGAGATCGCTCAGGGGCATCTTGATACACGTATCGAGCATCAATATCGCGATGAATTCGGCCGGGTGCTCGATGCTCTGGTCAGCATGCGCGATCAGCTTGCCGATATCGTTCGCCAGGCACGGCGCAATGCCGAAAGTGTGGGGGCAACTTCTGCACAGCTGGCCAGCGGTAACGATGAACTCTCCCGCAGAACCCAGGAGCAGGCGGCCAGCCTCGAACAGACGGCGGCCTCGATGGAAGAGATTACCGCCACGGTACGCCAGAATGCCGATAATGCCGGTCAGGCCGATCAGCTGGCCGGTAGTGCCCGTGATCAGGCGGTCGCCGGTGGTGACGTGGTCAACGAGGCCATCAGTGCGATGGGTGAGATCAACGAATCCAGCCATCAGATCAGCGAGATCGTGTCACTGATCGACAATATCGCTTTCCAGACCAATCTGCTGGCGCTCAATGCCGCGGTCGAGGCCGCCCGGGCGGGTGAGCAGGGGCGGGGATTTGCCGTGGTCGCCGGAGAAGTGCGCTCGCTGGCGACCCGCTCTGCTGAAGCCGCTCGCGAGATCAAGGCGCTGGTCCATACCAGTGTCGAGCGGGTGGAAAACGGTAGTGTGCTGGTCAAGCGCTCCGGCGAGACGCTGGCCGGCATCGTGACCAGTGTGCGGCGGACAACCGATCTGGTGTCCGAAATCGCCATGGCCAGCCGCGAGCAGACCAGCGGTATCGATCAGGTCAACACCGCCATCAGCCAGCTCGATGAAATCACTCAACGTAACGCCGCCATGGTGGAAAAGGCCACGGGCGCCAGTCGTACGCTACAGGAACAGGCCGAAGCGCTGCTCGAACGCATGGCCTTTTTCCAGCTGGCACATGACGCCGAACCGGCTCATGCCCCAAAGGGCAAGTCTCACCACTTCACTGCGATGAGTAGCGACAAACAGCCTGGCCCTCACGTTGAAAAGGCCACCCCGCAACCTGCTGAATCGTCAGCGGCGGCCTCAACAGGGGCCTCCTCAGTGACGAAGACACAGGCGCGTCCCCGCGCCGCCGAAGCTGAACTCAGCGATGACTGGGAAAGCTTCTGA
- a CDS encoding methyl-accepting chemotaxis protein codes for MLGLKRSVRARLAATLGFCALLLAAVGGLGVHALNEADSEVEHIYEGNVEPMQALADVRSHLLALQSQLLRATLERSPTATTEAGQQLDAFLETFEQDWPRYLHGQPTGQERVLADRVIEERQTLEGSLERYRELLNEGRFDQALTLGNERLQPGFTTLSADLTELMNAQAAKTLSAYQAGQAAHDAQRWVILSLLGVALLALGLAGWRLTRGIIRPLNRACDFSAEIARGHLDARIEHRYQDEFGRMLNALAGMRDRLVEIVSQARRNAETVSATSAQLASSSDELSQRTQEQAASLEETAASMEEMTATVRQNADNAEQADQLASGVRAQAVAGGEVAGRAVSAMEDIHRSSQQIAEFITMIDGIAFQTNLLALNAAVEAARAGEQGRGFAVVAGEVRNLASRSAEAAREVKSLVETSVHSVENGSQLVRQSGEALAEIVTSVRRTTDIVSEMALANREQSTGIDQVNLAVSQMDEITQRNATMVEQAAEASRLLQEQAEALLERMAFFRLEHAGSELTPATAMGRTKRLAAVKAANNEHSPRIRSTHPAKGTSSQQHLHRPQASSSRTSTTEDEWESF; via the coding sequence ATGCTGGGATTGAAACGAAGCGTCAGGGCCAGGTTGGCGGCGACCCTGGGGTTCTGTGCATTGCTATTGGCCGCCGTAGGCGGATTGGGCGTTCATGCCCTGAATGAAGCGGATAGCGAAGTCGAGCACATCTACGAAGGCAATGTTGAACCAATGCAGGCGCTGGCGGATGTGCGAAGCCATCTGCTGGCATTACAGTCCCAACTGCTACGTGCCACGCTCGAACGCAGCCCAACCGCCACGACCGAAGCCGGACAGCAGCTCGATGCCTTCCTTGAGACCTTCGAGCAGGACTGGCCGCGCTACCTGCATGGTCAGCCGACCGGTCAGGAGCGGGTGCTGGCGGATCGTGTCATCGAGGAGCGCCAGACACTGGAAGGCAGCCTGGAGCGCTATCGTGAACTGCTGAACGAGGGACGTTTTGATCAGGCGCTGACACTGGGCAATGAACGTCTACAGCCCGGTTTTACCACCCTGAGCGCCGACCTGACCGAATTGATGAATGCGCAGGCGGCCAAGACCCTGAGTGCCTATCAGGCCGGTCAGGCGGCGCATGATGCACAGCGCTGGGTGATTCTGTCACTGCTGGGGGTTGCCCTGCTGGCACTGGGTCTGGCGGGCTGGCGGCTGACGCGAGGTATTATCCGTCCGTTGAATCGAGCCTGTGATTTCTCGGCCGAGATTGCCCGCGGCCATCTGGATGCCCGGATCGAGCACCGTTATCAGGATGAGTTCGGGCGCATGCTCAACGCCCTGGCCGGCATGCGCGATCGGCTGGTGGAGATCGTTAGTCAGGCACGGCGCAATGCTGAAACCGTCAGCGCTACTTCTGCCCAGCTGGCCAGCAGCAGCGATGAACTCTCCCAGCGTACTCAGGAGCAGGCCGCCAGCCTCGAAGAGACCGCCGCCTCCATGGAAGAGATGACCGCTACCGTGCGCCAGAACGCCGACAATGCCGAGCAGGCCGATCAGTTGGCCAGTGGCGTGCGCGCTCAGGCGGTCGCCGGCGGGGAAGTGGCCGGTCGGGCAGTCTCGGCCATGGAAGACATTCATCGCTCCAGCCAGCAGATTGCCGAGTTCATTACCATGATCGACGGCATCGCCTTCCAGACCAACCTGCTGGCACTCAACGCGGCAGTCGAAGCGGCCCGCGCTGGCGAGCAGGGGCGTGGATTTGCGGTAGTGGCGGGGGAGGTGCGCAACCTCGCCAGTCGCAGCGCCGAGGCCGCGCGCGAGGTCAAATCGCTGGTCGAAACCAGTGTGCACTCCGTGGAAAACGGCAGCCAGCTGGTGCGACAGTCCGGCGAAGCGCTGGCCGAGATCGTTACCAGCGTACGGCGCACCACCGATATCGTCTCTGAAATGGCGCTCGCCAATCGCGAACAGTCCACCGGGATCGATCAGGTCAACCTGGCGGTCAGCCAGATGGATGAGATCACCCAGCGTAATGCCACCATGGTCGAGCAGGCGGCAGAGGCCAGTCGGCTCTTGCAGGAGCAGGCCGAAGCGCTGCTCGAACGCATGGCCTTCTTCCGCCTGGAGCATGCCGGCAGCGAACTGACCCCGGCGACCGCCATGGGCCGCACGAAGCGGCTGGCCGCTGTGAAGGCCGCCAATAACGAACACTCACCCCGAATTCGCAGCACTCACCCGGCCAAGGGTACGTCATCACAGCAGCACCTCCATCGGCCACAGGCATCGAGCTCTCGCACATCCACCACCGAGGATGAGTGGGAAAGCTTCTGA